The Vicia villosa cultivar HV-30 ecotype Madison, WI linkage group LG1, Vvil1.0, whole genome shotgun sequence genome includes a region encoding these proteins:
- the LOC131643446 gene encoding uncharacterized GPI-anchored protein At3g06035-like, with product MVLLPKSSLILWILLSSYVILLINHPVKCGDDEKGDLYQGINKYRASLNLKSLTKNKNADCLADKIADQFKNQPCTNTTGANTVPGTEPQFSNYPDLLAKCHLAISDTKDGTVMPACVPGLTSSLVLANFTKSLYSENLNDTEFTGIGIGSEDNWIVVVLTTDTPTGNFAPYSSNAGNLISKVGMIYSSLLLLAANIFLL from the exons ATGGTGTTGCTACCCAAATCCTCTCTGATTTTGTGGATTCTCCTTTCTTCATATGTTATTCTCTTGATAAATCATCCAGTCAAATGTGGTGATG ATGAGAAAGGTGATCTTTATCAGGGTATCAACAAGTATCGAGCATCGTTAAACTTGAAATCTCTTACGAAAAACAAAAATGCAGATTGCCTTGCTGATAAAATAGCAGATCAATTCAAGAACCAACCATGTACAAATACCACAGGTGCTAATACAGTACCAGGCACAGAACCTCAATTCTCAAACTACCCAGATCTTTTAGCTAAGTGTCACTTGGCTATTTCTGATACAAAGGATGGAACTGTAATGCCTGCTTGTGTTCCTGGCCTGACTTCAAGCCTTGTCCTCGCGAATTTCACAAAATCTCTCTACTCGGAGAATCTCAACGACACAGAGTTTACAGGAATCGGTATTGGTTCAGAAGATAATTGGATTGTCGTTGTCTTGACCACAGACACTCCTACAGGAAACTTTGCTCCCTATAGTTCTAATGCTGGAAATTTGATTTCCAAAGTCGGAATGATTTATTCCTCATTGCTCTTGTTAGCTGCCAACATTTTCCTGTTGTGA